In a genomic window of Rhododendron vialii isolate Sample 1 chromosome 12a, ASM3025357v1:
- the LOC131310471 gene encoding transcription factor MYB16-like, giving the protein MGRSPCCEKVGLKKGPWTPEEDHKLLAYIEQYGHGSWHALPAKAGLKRCGKSCRLRWTNYLRPDIKRGKFSLQEEQTIIQLHALLGNRWSVIATHLSKRIDNEIKNHWNTHLRKRLTKMGIDPMTHKPKSHALSPSQLKDVANVNHMVQWEGARLEAEARLVRESKLQVSNPFQTQLGSSASAQIVYEATMTTTAPLPPPPLQPLCLDVLTAWQGSWPNASKCNAFSAASVTLDSLASTFNFSRKGEAMGLSSNFPDENEILQLQGLAYSADIDGSLATGNENILLPNFMEAGLAEILLDNSTQLYPSITGGNYGNVAGSCYGDFEVEENKNYWNNILNLVNCWPSGSPLF; this is encoded by the exons atggGTAGGTCACCATGTTGTGAGAAGGTGGGGTTGAAGAAAGGGCCATGGACACCTGAAGAAGACCACAAGCTGTTGGCTTACATTGAGCAATATGGCCATGGAAGCTGGCATGCTCTCCCCGCAAAAGCAG GCCTCAAAAGATGTGGAAAGAGTTGCAGATTGAGGTGGACGAATTATTTGAGACCGGATATCAAGAGAGGCAAGTTCAGTTTGCAGGAGGAACAAACCATCATCCAACTCCACGCTCTTCTCGGAAACAG ATGGTCAGTCATAGCAACTCACTTGTCGAAGAGAATCGATAATGAAATCAAGaaccattggaacacacacctCAGAAAGAGGTTAACCAAGATGGGAATCGATCCAATGACTCATAAGCCGAAGAGCCACGCCCTCAGTCCCAGCCAGTTGAAGGACGTGGCCAACGTTAACCACATGGTGCAGTGGGAGGGCGCCCGGCTTGAAGCCGAAGCCAGACTCGTTCGGGAGTCCAAGCTACAAGTTTCCAACCCTTTCCAAACACAACTCGGCTCCTCAGCTTCAGCTCAGATTGTTTATGAAGCGACAATGACTACTACAGCACCGTTGCCACCTCCGCCACTTCAACCACTATGTCTGGATGTACTAACAGCTTGGCAAGGCTCATGGCCAAATGCATCAAAATGTAATGCGTTTTCGGCCGCTAGTGTTACTCTCGACTCCCTCGCATCAACGTTTAACTTCTCGAGAAAAG GTGAAGCCATGGGACTATCAAGTAATTTTCCAGATGAGAATGAAATATTGCAGCTTCAGGGATTGGCATATTCCGCAGATATTGATGGCTCTTTGGCTACAGGAAATGAAAACATATTGCTTCCAAATTTCATGGAAGCAGGGCTTGCTGAAATATTGCTTGACAACTCTACTCAACTATACCCGTCCATCACCGGGGGAAACTACGGTAACGTCGCTGGAAGTTGCTACGGTGATTTTGAAGTTGAAGAGAACAAGAATTACTGGAACAACATTTTGAATCTTGTTAATTGCTGGCCATCGGGTTCGCCATTGTTTTAA